A region of Panicum virgatum strain AP13 chromosome 8N, P.virgatum_v5, whole genome shotgun sequence DNA encodes the following proteins:
- the LOC120686347 gene encoding uncharacterized protein LOC120686347, translating into MENLSKQILPWEIHLLVLLSFGLQIFLFFTGGLRRHGSNKFLRLSIWIAYLGADMVAVYALGYLSRHEGVTPGCDTLRGTHPLAFFWAPFLIIHLGGQDTITAFAMEDNSLWLRHLLNLVVQVALAIYVFWKSMSNRQSMELLVSGITLFIAGIIKYGERILSLKSGSFESLKSSTGNHYKHRLPEAIHADGSSYCDAVCTSLLSMVDVFHIFSARPGERYMRQHGPMQPKKLLKVLEVQLGMMYDDLYTKAHVLRTKSGILLRGISQMCLVVALTLFLAGARQSYRRADVVVTYSLFAGSFFLEACAVFIFLTSPWTLAWLQQARKQDKLARFSWFLFSIGWPEKRPLWSNVVGQCNLCGWLEEGQDTPRSFSQLVRTMVTKLGTLVGLEKEKVFWVSSKLFDTEYVKADNVMDCLLQGVARLSDEHADINGIIQIPQIWLKDRDLMREAAPAAGADGCYTSWWQFVSDAYTRDFSSTICVVHFLTEVALSECSEPEAKHLVELCRALSRYTMYLLVNHPSLLPVSANTVATLERSRPILQEEIDAGRVPRVDVRKLEEIRDVWTGIIIYVAAKSRPEMHAAQLARGGELLTFVWLLLAEYELGDAGGVRLELTNLII; encoded by the coding sequence ATGGAGAATCTAAGCAAACAGATTTTGCCCTGGGAAATTCATCTGCTAGTGCTCCTAAGTTTTGGGCTACAGATATTTCTCTTCTTTACTGGTGGCCTTCGACGGCATGGCAGCAACAAGTTCCTGCGGTTGTCCATTTGGATAGCTTATTTGGGAGCAGATATGGTGGCAGTTTATGCCCTTGGCTACCTCTCAAGACATGAGGGGGTCACTCCTGGATGTGACACACTAAGAGGAACCCACCCACTAGCCTTTTTTTGGGCACCCTTTCTCATAATACATCTTGGTGGGCAGGACACTATTACTGCTTTTGCCATGGAGGACAACAGCTTGTGGTTGAGGCATTTGTTGAATCTGGTGGTGCAGGTTGCCCTTGCTATATACGTTTTCTGGAAGTCGATGAGCAACCGGCAGAGCATGGAGCTTCTAGTTTCAGGTATCACTTTGTTCATCGCCGGAATTATCAAGTATGGAGAAAGGATATTGTCACTCAAGAGTGGGAGCTTTGAAAGTCTCAAAAGCTCTACTGGAAATCACTACAAACACCGGTTGCCCGAAGCGATTCATGCGGATGGTAGTAGCTACTGCGATGCTGTGTGCACTAGTCTGCTGTCAATGGTAGATGTGTTTCACATCTTCTCTGCACGCCCTGGTGAGAGGTACATGAGGCAGCATGGACCAATGCAACCCAAGAAACTGCTCAAGGTGTTGGAGGTCCAGCTTGGCATGATGTATGATGATCTCTACACCAAGGCTCATGTGCTTAGAACAAAGAGTGGTATTTTACTTCGGGGTATCTCTCAGATGTGTCTTGTTGTTGCTTTAACGCTTTTCCTTGCAGGAGCCAGACAAAGTTACAGAAGAGCTGACGTTGTAGTAACCTATTCACTGTTTGCCGGCAGCTTCTTCCTAGAAGCTTGCGCGGTGTTCATTTTCTTGACGTCGCCATGGACTTTGGCATGGTTACAACAAGCTCGAAAACAAGACAAACTTGCCCGATTCTCCTGGTTTCTTTTTTCCATTGGATGGCCGGAGAAAAGGCCATTGTGGTCAAACGTAGTGGGACAATGCAACTTGTGTGGCTGGTTGGAGGAAGGCCAAGACACCCCTAGGTCCTTCAGTCAACTGGTGAGAACCATGGTCACGAAGTTGGGGACGCTGGTTGGTCTTGAAAAGGAGAAAGTATTCTGGGTGAGCAGCAAGTTGTTCGACACCGAGTACGTTAAGGCGGATAATGTGATGGATTGTCTCCTCCAGGGGGTTGCTCGTTTGTCTGACGAGCATGCAGATATCAATGGCATCATCCAGATTCCGCAGATTTGGCTAAAAGATCGTGACCTCATGCGCGAAGCAGCTCCAGCAGCAGGTGCAGATGGCTGCTACACCTCTTGGTGGCAGTTTGTATCAGATGCTTACACCAGGGACTTCAGTTCCACAATTTGTGTGGTTCATTTTCTGACGGAGGTAGCTCTGAGTGAGTGTTCAGAGCCGGAGGCAAAACACTTGGTGGAGTTGTGCCGGGCACTCTCCCGCTACACGATGTACCTCCTGGTGAACCACCCTTCGCTGCTGCCTGTCAGTGCCAACACGGTAGCTACGCTGGAACGGTCTCGGCCGATCTTGCAGGAGGAAATTGATGCAGGGAGGGTTCCCCGGGTAGATGTGCGAAAACTGGAGGAGATCAGAGATGTCTGGACAGGGATCATCATCTACGTGGCTGCCAAGTCCCGGCCAGAGATGCATGCGGCGCAGCTGGCCAGAGGAGGGGAGCTTCTGACCTTTGtgtggctgctgctggctgAATATGAGCTCGGGGATGCTGGGGGCGTCAGGCTGGAGCTTACTAATCTTATCATTTAG